Proteins from one Setaria italica strain Yugu1 chromosome V, Setaria_italica_v2.0, whole genome shotgun sequence genomic window:
- the LOC101776918 gene encoding probable glutathione S-transferase GSTU6: MAAGGELQLLGSWYSPYAIRAKVALGLKGLSYEYIEEYLFSKSDLLQKSNPVHRKVPVLIHGGRPVCESLVVVQYVDEAWAGTGPPLLPADAHDRATARFWAAFIDDKFFQAWRQLMRSTTDERRAEAFKNVVPQVETLEQGFRECSKGKKDFFGGDAIGLADIALGSFLVWIRVVDEVSGTKLLDEAKFPGLAAWAERFLAVDAVKEAMPEFERLLEHYKGFLAKLAAPAGYS, encoded by the exons atggcggccggcggcgagctgcagctgctgggctCGTGGTACAGCCCGTACGCGATCCGTGCCAAGGTGGCGCTGGGCCTGAAGGGGCTCAGCTACGAGTACATCGAGGAGTACCTCTTCAGCAAGAGCGACCTCCTGCAGAAATCCAACCCCGTGCACAGGAAGGTGCCCGTCCTCATCCACGGCGGCCGCCCGGTGTGCGAGTCGCTCGTCGTCGTGCAGTACGTCGACGAGGCCTGGGCAGGGACCGGGCCgcctctcctccccgccgacgcCCACGACCGCGCCACGGCTCGCTTCTGGGCGGCCTTCATCGACGACAAG TTTTTCCAGGCGTGGAGGCAGCTGATGAGGTCGACGACCGATGAACGGAGAGCAGAGGCGTTCAAGAACGTCGTCCCCCAGGTGGAGACGCTGGAGCAAGGGTTCAGGGAGTGCTCCAAGGGGAAGAAGGACTTCTTCGGCGGCGACGCCATCGGACTCGCTGACATTGCGCTGGGGAGCTTCCTGGTGTGGATTCGGGTGGTGGACGAGGTGTCCGGCACAAAACTTCTGGACGAGGCCAAGTTCCCGGGCTTGGCGGCGTGGGCGGAGCGGTTCTTGGCCGTCGATGCCGTCAAGGAGGCGATGCCGGAATTCGAGAGGCTCTTGGAGCACTACAAGGGGTTCCTGGCTAAACTGGCTGCACCGGCTGGTTATAGCTGA